A window of Glycine soja cultivar W05 chromosome 2, ASM419377v2, whole genome shotgun sequence genomic DNA:
ggatgtaaatcacaaatttaattatatctatgaacaaatttactttccattatgtgaatgatgtgtaccgagttactatacctatatatatatgttttcacttaagtaatggtgcattgtttggtgaatgtatatcgagaaaaaaattacgttcatttttcataagcaaattaacagagttttcatttaaaaattgaaattctcgtggtttagagtggtgatatcgtagcgatgaggcgggtcgttacattaCTGGTATCAGAGCCGATCGAACCTTTTTGGCCAGTGAGTTGTGAGTCTATTGTGTTTTTCTGTTCATTTTGTGGTTGGCTTGTTGAATGCTTGATGTTTGTTGTTTGGAATTGGAACTTACTCACTTTGTTGTGCTTCCATGAGTTATAGAGATTTGATTGTTGTAGTCATAACATGTTTGTTCTCCTGATGTCTGCTATACCATGAGTTTCAATGTTGTGTCATGGGATGATGTGGCAAGTGATCAGGAAATACAAAtgatggaaagtgattgttaatGTCTCGAGAGAGGACTAGTTTGAAGGAATACTTTCTCGAGGCATCAACTCTCAAAAGTAACCAAGTAGGGACTTGAGATGGTTGTGATTTTTGTgttgttctttttcttgtgtGTATTCTTTCCATGTCTCACTTCCTGGTGTGTATAAGGAGTGATGGCTGGACGGAATGATCATGCGATAGATGATGCTCTCCAAGCCTTAGCTCAGGCTATTGGGAATCCGAATAAGGGAGAAGCTGCTGGAGCTACTGAGTACCAAGGGTTAGACCGCTTCCAACGAAATAATCCTCCTTCTTTCAATGGAGGATACAACCCTGATGGTGCTTAGAATTGGATAAGGGAAATCGAGAAAATCTTCCAAGTGATGGCATGTCCAGAGGGGAAAAAAGTTGCTTTTGGTACATATACTCTGGTGGAAGAAGCTGAGTATTGGTGGGAGAATACTCGCCAATGCTTAGAGGTTGAAGGTCAAGTTGTGACCTGGGATGTCTTCAAGAGGGTATTTTTGGAGAAATACTTTCCCGAGGATGTTAGGAACAAGAAGGAGATGGAGTTCTTGGAGCTCAAGCAGGGGAACATGACTGTGGTTGAATATGCAGCCAAGTTTGAGGAGCTGGTGAGGTACTTTCCCCGTTATCAAGGGAGAAATGGTGAAATTTCCAAATATGTGAAGTTTCTAAACGACTTGCAACCTGAAGTGAAGCAAGTTATGAATTACCAAGGTGTTCGTCAGTTCCCACTCTTGGTTAACATGTGCCGGATTTGGGATGAAGACTCTCGCGACAGGGCGAGCTATTATAGGAGTACGGGCCCaatgaagaacaaaaagaatggaCCTCAACATCGGGGAAAACCGTACTCAACCCCTACTAAGCAATATGGTAAATGCCCCAACTATCAGAGGACTGTTGCTATGGGGTTTGTGGGTGATAGTGGTAGCAAACCCAATACTTTCCCCACTCAGATCACTTGTTACAAATGTGGTAAGCCAGGGCACATCTCCTCAAATTGTGCTGATAAAGGCATAACCTATTTTAATTGTAGACAAAGGGGGCATATTCAGAGAGATTGTCCATATCCCAAGAAGGAGCATAATGGTGGGGGCCTGAATGACCAAACTGGACATCCGAAGGCCATGAGAAGAGTCTTTACCCTTAACAGTGCCGAAGCTTCAAAATCCAAAGATCTAATCCAAGGTAAATGTTTCATAAATGGGATTCCCTTACTTGTGCTATTCGATTCCGGTGCAACCCATTCTTTTATATCCTGTTCGTGTGTAGGGAGACTTAagcttttttgtgttttctttaaataaagatcTGGTGGTAGAGACCCCAACTAGTGGTTTTGTGTTAACTTCtaatgtgtgtttgaattgtcCTGTGGAAATTTCTGGTAGAACATTTTTGATTGATCtgatttgtttgcctttgagctaaattgatgttattctgggtatggactggttatcttcGAATCATGTCTTGTTAAACTATTTTGATAAAACTGTGGTGCTTGATAATTCTGGAGTGAGTAAGGATATGATTTTTATCTCCGCCAACCAAGTTGTgacatctttaaaagaagatgcTCAAGTGTACATGATCTTGTCTAACCTGGATATAGAGACAAAGGTTTCCATGTGTTACGTCCCTATTGTCAGAGTTTCCTGAAGTGTTCCCTGAGGATATGTCCGGTCTACCACccgagagagagatagagttttcCATAGACCTGGTACCTGGTACCTGGTGCTGGACCATATCCATAGCCCCTTATATGATGTCTCCTATAGAGTTAGCCGAGCTTAAGAAATAGTTAGAGAAGTTGTTGGAGAAGCGGTTTGTGAGACCCAGTGTATCTCTATGGGGAGCACCAATGTTGTTAGTAAAGAAGAAAGATGGGACCATGAGGTTGTGTGTAGACTACAACTAGTTGAATAAGGTGACAATTAAGAATAAGTACCCTTTGCCTATAATAGACAACCTTATGGACCAGCTGGTAGGAGCTTGGGTGTTTAGCAAGATAGACCTTAGGTCAGGTTACCATCAGATCCGAGTGAAGTCTAAGGATATATCGAAGACTGCTTTTATGACCCGTTATGGTCACTATGAGTATCTAGTCATGCCCTTtggtgtg
This region includes:
- the LOC114373829 gene encoding uncharacterized protein LOC114373829; its protein translation is MACPEGKKVAFGTYTLVEEAEYWWENTRQCLEVEGQVVTWDVFKRVFLEKYFPEDVRNKKEMEFLELKQGNMTVVEYAAKFEELVRYFPRYQGRNGEISKYVKFLNDLQPEVKQVMNYQGVRQFPLLVNMCRIWDEDSRDRASYYRSTGPMKNKKNGPQHRGKPYSTPTKQYGKCPNYQRTVAMGFVGDSGSKPNTFPTQITCYKCGKPGHISSNCADKGITYFNCRQRGHIQRDCPYPKKEHNGGGLNDQTGHPKAMRRVFTLNSAEASKSKDLIQEFPEVFPEDMSGLPPEREIEFSIDLVPGTWCWTISIAPYMMSPIELAELKK